Proteins from one Acidiphilium multivorum AIU301 genomic window:
- a CDS encoding respiratory chain complex I subunit 1 family protein has translation MGLIVHLALQALEMAIALAAAPLLTGFVRKVKARLQRRAGPPLLQVYRDLARLVAKEAVVPEASSWLFRVSPYVIFAATWVAAALVPEFATNLQFSWSGDLIVIAALLGSARFFQMLAALDSGTAFGGIGASREAMLASLAEPAMLMIVFTVALVAGTSQLSAIATFMHSGAEGLRLSLALGLVALVMVGLTETGRFPVDNPATHLELTMVHEAMVLEYSGRHLALIELAGAMRLLLYMSLIACIFAPFGIAPPGAGPASLALGLLSYAGKLGAGAVALAGFETTIAKMRVFRIPNFVGAALMLGLLGTLLLFMSASL, from the coding sequence ATGGGCCTGATCGTGCATCTTGCCCTGCAGGCGCTGGAAATGGCGATCGCGCTGGCGGCGGCGCCGCTGCTCACCGGCTTCGTGCGCAAGGTCAAGGCGCGGTTGCAGCGCCGCGCCGGGCCGCCGCTGCTGCAAGTTTATCGTGATCTCGCCCGGCTGGTGGCGAAGGAGGCGGTGGTGCCCGAGGCATCATCGTGGCTGTTCCGCGTCTCCCCTTACGTGATCTTCGCCGCCACCTGGGTCGCCGCGGCGCTGGTGCCGGAATTCGCGACCAATCTGCAATTCTCCTGGTCGGGCGACCTGATCGTGATCGCAGCCCTGCTCGGCAGCGCCCGCTTCTTCCAGATGCTGGCGGCGCTTGATTCCGGCACCGCCTTCGGCGGTATCGGCGCGAGCCGGGAGGCGATGCTCGCCTCGCTCGCCGAGCCGGCGATGCTGATGATCGTCTTCACCGTCGCGCTTGTCGCCGGCACCAGCCAGCTTTCGGCGATCGCCACCTTCATGCATTCCGGCGCCGAGGGGCTCAGGCTGTCGCTCGCGCTCGGCCTGGTCGCGCTGGTGATGGTGGGGCTGACCGAGACCGGGCGCTTCCCGGTCGACAATCCGGCGACGCATCTCGAACTGACCATGGTGCACGAGGCGATGGTGCTGGAATATTCCGGCCGGCACCTGGCACTGATCGAGCTGGCCGGGGCGATGCGGCTGCTGCTCTACATGTCGCTGATCGCCTGCATCTTCGCGCCGTTCGGCATCGCGCCGCCGGGGGCCGGGCCCGCTTCCCTCGCGCTCGGGCTTCTGAGCTATGCCGGCAAGCTCGGCGCCGGCGCGGTGGCGCTGGCAGGGTTCGAGACGACGATCGCCAAGATGCGGGTCTTCCGGATTCCGAATTTCGTCGGCGCAGCACTGATGCTCGGCCTGCTCGGCACGCTGCTGTTGTTCATGTCGGCCTCGCTATGA